The Pseudosulfitobacter pseudonitzschiae genome includes a region encoding these proteins:
- a CDS encoding Zn-dependent hydrolase — translation MAAPGENLRIDGQRLWDSLMDMAKIGPGVAGGNNRQTLTDEDAEGRALFQSWCEAAGCTIGLDQMGNMFAQREGTDPDALPVYVGSHLDTQPTGGKYDGVLGVLGGLEILRTLNDLDVKTKHPIVVTNFTNEEGTRFAPAMLSSGVFAGIHTQDWAYAKTDAAGKTFGDELKRIGWRGDEEVGARKMHAFFELHIEQGPILEAEGKAIGVVTHGQGLSWTQVTVMGKDSHTGSTPMPMRKNAGLGMARILEKVDEIAWSHAPHAVGAAGHIDVYPNSRNVIPGKVVFTVDFRSPDLSVIEDMEARLKVEAQKICDDMGLEIAFEKVGGFDPVAFDEGCVNAVRNAAERLGYSHMDLISGAGHDACWVNRVAPTAMVMCPCVDGLSHNEAEEISKEWATASADVLLHAVVETAQIVG, via the coding sequence ATGGCAGCACCTGGGGAAAACCTGCGGATTGATGGACAGCGGCTGTGGGACAGCCTGATGGACATGGCCAAAATCGGGCCCGGCGTGGCAGGCGGCAACAACCGCCAGACGCTGACAGACGAAGACGCCGAAGGCCGCGCGCTGTTCCAGTCATGGTGCGAGGCTGCGGGCTGCACGATAGGGCTGGACCAGATGGGCAATATGTTCGCACAGCGCGAGGGGACGGACCCTGACGCGCTTCCGGTTTATGTCGGCTCGCATCTGGACACGCAGCCCACGGGCGGAAAATACGACGGTGTTCTGGGAGTGCTTGGCGGGCTGGAGATTTTGCGCACACTGAACGATCTGGATGTGAAAACCAAACATCCCATCGTGGTGACCAACTTTACCAACGAAGAAGGCACACGCTTTGCGCCCGCGATGCTGTCGTCGGGTGTGTTCGCGGGCATTCACACGCAGGACTGGGCCTATGCCAAGACCGACGCGGCCGGAAAGACTTTTGGTGACGAGCTGAAGCGTATCGGCTGGCGGGGAGACGAGGAGGTGGGCGCGCGCAAGATGCATGCGTTCTTTGAATTACACATTGAACAGGGTCCGATCCTCGAAGCGGAAGGCAAGGCCATTGGCGTTGTCACGCACGGTCAGGGCCTGTCGTGGACCCAAGTCACTGTGATGGGCAAGGATTCCCACACCGGATCGACACCGATGCCGATGCGCAAGAACGCAGGTCTGGGTATGGCGCGGATATTGGAAAAGGTGGACGAGATCGCGTGGAGCCACGCGCCCCATGCCGTGGGCGCTGCGGGCCATATCGACGTCTATCCCAATTCGCGCAACGTGATTCCCGGCAAGGTGGTCTTTACCGTCGACTTCCGTTCGCCGGACCTGTCGGTGATCGAGGATATGGAGGCGCGGCTGAAGGTCGAGGCGCAGAAGATTTGCGATGACATGGGGCTTGAGATTGCCTTTGAGAAGGTCGGCGGGTTTGATCCGGTGGCTTTTGATGAGGGCTGTGTGAATGCTGTGCGCAATGCCGCCGAGCGGTTGGGCTATTCGCATATGGATTTGATTTCGGGTGCAGGGCACGATGCCTGCTGGGTCAACCGCGTGGCGCCCACTGCGATGGTGATGTGCCCTTGCGTCGATGGTCTGAGCCACAATGAGGCCGAGGAAATCTCGAAGGAGTGGGCCACAGCGTCTGCGGATGTGCTGTTGCACGCGGTGGTCGAGACGGCACAGATTGTCGGATAG